Genomic window (Pirellulaceae bacterium):
ACGTTGCGTTGGGCGGGCCCAGCGATTGCCTTTTTGATCTTCATGTTTCCGCTCCCTCGCGTACTCGTTGACAACATCCTGCGTCCGATGCAAACGATGGCCACCATTTCCAGTGTCTATGCTTTGCAAACATTTGGCGTTGACGTTTATCGTGAAGGAAACCGAATCATACTCGAGCACACCCCGATGAACGTTGTCGACCAATGCAGTGGTTTGCGCATGCTGACAATATTCATCGCAATTGCAGTTGCAATCGTCATGATCAGCAACCAGCGTCCGCCATGGGAACGGATCCTGATTCTGATCAGTTCTGTTCCAATTGCCCTCCTCGTCAATTGCATTCGAATCACGATTACAGGGTTGCTGTACAACCTTGAAATTGGTGCGGAGGAAGTGGACGTCATCTTCCACGACTTTGCAGGGATCATCATGATGCCACTCGCACTAGGCTTCCTGCTAATAGAAATGCAAGTTCTTTCCCGACTGTTCATTGAAGATACATCCTCGCGACAAATGAATGTCGGCATCGGATAGCGCACTTATTAAACGACTGACAAGCCGAATTTTTGGCACCCTTGGAGTGAAATCTTTATGTCTGACAATGGCCCCCATCCGGTAGATCCGCAGATGCCATCTGAAAACAGGGCGTTACCTGCGATTACCCAAGAACCTGTTGGCGCGATTGGCAACCCGATGCCCGTCGCACCTTGGATGGAAACCAAGGAAAGCAACGACGGATTTAACTTTTCTGGATTTCTCCATTCGCTCCGCCGTCGCTGGCTGGCAGGAGTCGGTTTTGGCTGTATTGCAGCCACTATTGTCGCGACGCTCTTGTATCTCCTCGTGCCCGTCAAGTTTGAGGCATTTGTGACGCTTCGCGTTCGACGTAATCCGGACGAGATTCTTCGGCAAAATCGACGGACGAATGTGCACCCGGCCGACTTCGAAATCGAAAAACAAACACAAGCAGCCTTGTTGAAGAGTCCGTTCGTAATCAACGCGGCTCTGCGGGACCCCACCATCAACCAAATGCCCCTCGTGAGAGACGAAGCCTGGCCATTTGGCAAGCGTAAAAAACCGGAAGCGTGGCTTGCTAAGCAGCTCAAAGTCGAATACTCCGAGGGTTCGGAGATCCTTGTGCTTAGCATGCACGAAAAAAACGAGAATGAACAACTCGTCAAATTGCTCAATGCAGTAACACGTGCATACATGGAAGAAATTGTCGATGCGGAAGCGGCGGAGCGGATGATCAAGCTACAAAAGCTACGAGATCGCTACCGCGACTTAATGGACGACATGAACGCCAGCCTTAAGAAGATTAGCGAACTGGCGAAAACGTATGGATCGACCGAATCGGAAAGCGTCAAACTCCAAATCGATCTTGGACTTCGGCAACTGGCAGCTCTCGATCGCGAGCGAATGAGCGCGGATCAACAGTATTTTGAAGCGTACGACATGATGATGCTTCAACAGCAACGCATCAACGCTCAAATGAGTTACGACCCTCGTCCGTTCGAAATCGAGGATGTGTTGCAGTCTCAATATCCTGATTACGCCATGCTCAAAACCCAAAAAATCGAACTCGAGCACATGATGAAGTCTCGAAGTGGCGGACGAGCTTCGCCAGCTGGTGCCATGCAACCACAGCTGGCTGCGATTCAATCACAACTGGATCAGATACGTTACGAGAAGAAGGATGAAGTGACGGAGCGACTACGCATGATGTCAGGTAACGACAGTCGAATTCTGCAAGAAGACTTATCCGTGCTACAGCTGAAGGTTCGAAGTCTTTTGCAACGCCGCAACAAGACCTATTCCGAATACGAAAAACTTTCGAACCAACTGAAGTCGATGGGCGCCTACAATTCGGAGCTTGACGGTGAGAAACTTTCACTCCAAGCACAGCAAGAGTTTGTATCGGACGTCAAGAAGGAGATGGAAACACTTGAACTTGAGGTAGCTTCAAAACCCCAAATTCGTGTGCTCCAAGAGGCAGTCATCCCCGATGAAAACAACTTGCTATCGAAGTACTTCCAGGTGATCGCTGCGTCAATCTTGACAATGTTTGTCACCGTGCTCGGTGTTGCGTTCTGGGACATGCAAAGCAAGCGAGTTAACAGTTCCCAGGAATTGTCCGCTTCAGGTGACCTGCGAGTCATCGGTTCGCTGCCACAGATCAACGCCCGCCGCGCCGCTGGGCTGCTACCGATGACCGAATCCAATAAACAACGAGTTGAAATCGGCCTTACTCGGGCGATCGACAGCATTCGCACCGCACTGTCATTTGCCAAGACGAGTCGTCCGTATCAAATCCTCATGGTCACCAGTGCCCTCGGGCAAGAGGGTAAAACGACAGTCGCTAGCCAACTGGCAGTGAGCTTTGCTCGTTCAGGGAAACGCACCTTGTTGATCGACGCCGATGTCCGCAACCCACAGCAACACGTCGTGCTCGGAATGCCCTTCCAACGTGGCCTGTGTGACCTGCTAAGGTCCGAAGCGACTGTCGAAGAACTGATTCAGCCAACGCCTGCTGAAGGCCTGTGGTTGCTTGGGGCTGGCACACGAGATGCGGGCACCGACCAACTCATGGCATGCTCGTTTCCAACCATCATCGAAGATCTCCGATCCCAGTTTGAAATGATCATCATTGATACCGGCCCAGCTCTGACTTGCCCTGATGCAATGCTGATTGGTCAAACCGCTGATGCGGCCTTAATCTCAATCATGCGTGATGTCAGTCGCACTCCAAAAGTAACGGACGCATGCCATCGCCTGCAGTCGGTAGGAATCACTATCGCGGGAGCTGTCCTGAATGGTGACACAATGGACATCCGCGCCAGCGATTTGCAAATGACGAATGATATGAGTCATGACCCGCAACTTGAAAAGTCAAACGCCAGCTAAACCGACCAGCTAAGAGGAATTCGCTGTGAAGTATTTACCTATCGCCGTCGTGGTCGTTGTGCTTGTAATCGGAACCATCATCGAAGGAAATTACTCCGATCGATGGGGGGAGGCACAGTCCGAGAAGCTCGACCAGTTCACCGCCGCTGTCAATCGCGTTCCCAAATCGTTTGGACACTGGACAAGCATTGACGATGAGATTAACCAAAGAGAGTTCGAAGCTTCGAACTGCACAAATTGCATTTCTCGAACTTACACCAATCGGGAAGGGGAAGTCGTTAACGTTTACCTCGTTTCCGGAACCGGTCGTCATGTGACCATCCACACGCCTGACTGGTGCTACGTGGGAGCTGGATACGAAATTGTCGACGGGGAAGCTCAACAGTACACCGACCCAAAAGCGACAAATCTGGAGGTGGCTCCTGAATTCCTCACGGCGATTTTCCGTAAGGAAGATCCGATCAATCCGACGGAACACATTCGCATCTTCTGGACCTTCTCCGATGACGGCATTTGGCGTGGACCAAGAATGCCCAAGCCGACACTCGGCTCCAAACCCGCCATGTATAAGATCTACATGATCACCAACGTCAACAGCGGTGGGGCCGACGTGTCAACGAACCCAACGCTCAAATTCGCGCGTGAGTTTTTGCCGATCATCAACAACGAGTTATTCAAAGAAACACCCGTCGACACCAGTTCGGAAAGCTTGGCAACTGGCTCAGAAACCGCGACCAGCAGCTCAGCAAGGTAGGTTCGAGAAAACTCGAGATACCAAAACCTATTTCTTTCCGCGGCCACGCTGCTGCTGAAAGAAGTCGGTGAGAATCTTTCCACACCGATCCGCAAGCACGCCGGAAGTAACTTGCGTCTGGTGGTTGAGGCGAGCGTCCGTAAGCAGCTGAAACATGGAGTGCACCGCACCCGCCTTCGGATCCGCAGCACCATAAATCAGATGGGGAATTCGAGCCTGCAAGATTGCACCTGCACACATCGGACATGGTTCTAAGGTCACATAGATCCTACACCCTTCGAGTCGCCAACTACTGAGCGATTCGGCTGCTTGCGTAATGGCAATCATTTCAGCGTGGGCGGTCGGATCATGCAACTGTTCTCGCTGATTGCGTGCTGCCGCAATCACACGGTCTTGAAACACAACCACGGCCCCAACCGGCACTTCTTCTTCGGCCCAGGCCTGCTCTGCTTCTGCAAACGCCATCCCCATGTAAGCTTCGTCCATCGTTCAACCTATCCCAACTCTATCGATCGCCAAACACTAGGGTTGCCCAACCGCTGAAAACTCATCGGCAGGCCTCACAAAAAACTGAATCGGCTTTGAATAGACCTTATCCCCCCGGCCCTTGCCAATCCCAATTGCCGTCAAGGTGATCGGACCACTACCGAGACTCGACGTATCGATCGTCAGTTGTCCCATCCCGCCCTTTATGACTCCGATGGGCTGCCGCCGATGAAACAGGTGAATCGAAACCGCATTCTTACAGCTGACAAAAAGCTGAACCTGTTCGTTTTCATAAATAACGCTAGGTCGCAGCGCCCATTCCATTTTCATATCTTGATTAGCGACATCAATCGGCAATAAAAGTTGTGCCTGCGATTCAATGACTGATTCTTCGATTGCCACAATACGCAAATCTTGCCAACCGTTCGCCAAACCGTTCGTATCAATCTCAAACGAGTCGCCCGGCCTGGTGATACGCCGCAAGCGTCCATTGACGAAAAACTGATATTCACGAATCGCAACTCCAGGTGCGGCTTGAGGCGTCATTCGAATTGTCCCCGTCACTTTTTCGCCCGGCGATATTTCGTCGACGATGAAAGTTGGCGAACGCGCCCAGGGACGGCAAAGCGGGTCACCAACAATCAGCAATTGATAAGGGGCCGCCACGGACTGATAGAAGGATTCTGCCACCGTCGCACCACGTGCGTAATGCACCTGAACCCACGGGTGAGGAAACTTGGCCTGCAGGGCAAATGGCTCGGCAACGGTGCCGCTCGAAGCCGTCGCGCCATAGCGCAAACATTCCGTCAACGGAGTCTGCTTCGCACTCTGCTTGAGAACCCCGCCAAAACTCGTCAAATTCTCACAAATTGCGCCCGGAAGTATTGTACTCCCTGATTTCTCCCAACTGTATTGTGCTCGACCGATAACAGCACCTAACACATCATTCTTTTTCGACGGCAAAACGCCATTCACAACGTCGGCTTGAACGCCAAGTTTCGCAAGCGCCTTAGCAACCTCTGGAAACGCGTTGTGTCGGGTCCTCGATCGAACTTCCGCCTCATTTTGCATCAGATACACCGTCCCACTTGGCCGAGAACAGTCCGCCAATGCGCTCCGTCTGAGGTATTGAACGACCTCTTCCAGGCTATTACCGCGACCATCCGTGTAACCAAGCATCATTGACAGATAATAGCTCTCACCATCCAGTTGCACCTGTTGTCCGCGTTTGTTCCAAGCATACTGACTTCGAAATCCACGCGTCCTTGTACTCTGGTAAGAGTTCGAACGATCATTCTTAAAAGTAAATGCGTACGACGAATCACGTGCTCTGACTCGTCCTTGAAAGAATGTCAATCCCGTCAGTGAAGCCAATGTGCCCGCTTCTCGCGGCAAAGCGGTCCGCACGTCTGCAGAAAAGTCAACGGCGTAAGGAAAGCCACTTGAGTACACAATGTAATCAATCTGAGACTCTAATCTTCTTTCACTCATCTCAGCGAGAATGGGAGCCAATATTTGCTGACGAAAGGTGTCGATCTTGATCGCTACTCTGGAACCACCCCACTCGAGCTCAAATACATTAATGTCAGGTATTTCCCTGAGATCCGTGTAGTAATTGGCAATCGCGCGGGAATCGGGACTCAATGAATTCACGACGAGGAAGACATTTTCGGGTCCACCGCCAGCACAACAGGGCGTCCAGGTTACTGCTCCGAAAGCTGTGATCACCAGCCAAAAGGCGACAGACCATGCTGTGAAGCTCAATCGTTGATACATAAATGCCTTTCATTTCAGGCGATGTTTTCTATTTACTCTCTGCTGAGCGATTACGGTCAGGCATGAGTAGTTGTTCAAAAAAGCGATTGAGCTTTTCAAACTCTGCATCCCAATTATAAGTTTGTTGCACGGCCTCACGTCCGCGCTGGCCACATGCCCGCGCGAATTCGGGTTGTTCTAACAGCTGTTGGATCGCATCTGCCAGTTGCAGTGGAGCGGTTGGGTCAACACAAATACCACACTTACATTCATCAACCACGCGACGATATAAGGGAAAATCAGAGACAACCACCGGCATCCCGAGCGCCATGTATTCAAACATTTTCGTTGGAAAGGACGCAACAAAGTTCGGCTCAGGAAGCAGAACAGCCAGACCAACTTCACAGTTTTCGATTTTCCCAATGGCTTCTGCGCGCTGAAGATAGCCGTAAAAGGAGACTTCGGTCAGTTCCTTTTCGCGTGCCAGATTTTTCAGCTCAACTTCGTGGTCGGCCGGAGAAATCGGACCGACGCAATGCCAGCCGACGGACATCCCTCGCTGCTTTAACTCGCTCAACGCTGCCAGAGTCAATAGACTGCCACGATCCCTCGAAACGGCACCCAGGTAGGCAACCGCTGGGCGAGAGGAGGGTGTCAACGGAGCACCCCGATGCTGAAAAGAGCTGAGCTTGGCAAAATTACGAGCAACAATGGCTTGTTTCACCCAGGGATAATCATCCACGTAGGAAGATTCGGCAAAGATCACAGGCATGCGTCCGATCAAGATGCGTTCGAGCATTCGCATGGTGGAGGAGAGCGGACGACGCAAAGCCTTCGGAATCCAACTCTTGGACAACAAATCCTTCGGCACGTTTTCGTGCATATCGTAAATAACCGTCTTTCCCAGGAGCGTCATCAAACGGGCCCACGGAAGCAACTCGGCATCATGAATCACATACAGATCGGCAGATTGTTTCCAAGCCTCACGAAAAACATGAAACGCGGTCCGCGTCATTCGCGAAAAACGTCCTCGTGGTGGAGAAATCGCCTTCAATTCAACGCCATTGATCTTCACATCACTATCGTGCACGGCCACCAACACGACTCGATAACCGGCTTCAACCGAGGTACGGCAATGCTTATCAAAGATGCGAACATCGAAAGGCCGATGCACGGAGGTAAGATGAACGATTTTGAAATTCGCTTGTGTCATTGAGTCGACCTAATTCGGCGAAACTTGAAAACGATCGAGCCAGACTGCAAGACACGCCATGCGATAGAGAAAGAAATGAGGAATTTGCTTCGAACCCTGGCGATAATTGCGAAACGCTTTGCATGCTAACTCGCGATTCAAAATCGGTTCGAGTCGATCACAGGCCCGCACGCGTTCTTCCAGTAATTCACCGAGTCGCCCTTTCATCCAACGCGATTGGGGCGTATCAAATCCGAGTTTTGTCTTTCGTCGCCGTAACATTTCCGGCAAACGATCCCCCATTGCATCAACTAACACACGCTTCGTCATTCCCTTTTTAAAGAAGAGTTGCGTCGGCAAAGTCAATGCAAGTTCGATGAACTCATGATCAACC
Coding sequences:
- a CDS encoding exosortase/archaeosortase family protein, which encodes MTQDQPETEETELNKPVKASPKFDNPQFSAWLMIGVLSGLIILCYLNTLIGTAVAWDTPMYSHGYLIPLIAAGLLYYRREQLQPSTNAERWWGVGIILFATIARVSAAYLVQFSIDRLSFIACLIGVFVMVGGFRTLRWAGPAIAFLIFMFPLPRVLVDNILRPMQTMATISSVYALQTFGVDVYREGNRIILEHTPMNVVDQCSGLRMLTIFIAIAVAIVMISNQRPPWERILILISSVPIALLVNCIRITITGLLYNLEIGAEEVDVIFHDFAGIIMMPLALGFLLIEMQVLSRLFIEDTSSRQMNVGIG
- a CDS encoding polysaccharide biosynthesis tyrosine autokinase; amino-acid sequence: MSDNGPHPVDPQMPSENRALPAITQEPVGAIGNPMPVAPWMETKESNDGFNFSGFLHSLRRRWLAGVGFGCIAATIVATLLYLLVPVKFEAFVTLRVRRNPDEILRQNRRTNVHPADFEIEKQTQAALLKSPFVINAALRDPTINQMPLVRDEAWPFGKRKKPEAWLAKQLKVEYSEGSEILVLSMHEKNENEQLVKLLNAVTRAYMEEIVDAEAAERMIKLQKLRDRYRDLMDDMNASLKKISELAKTYGSTESESVKLQIDLGLRQLAALDRERMSADQQYFEAYDMMMLQQQRINAQMSYDPRPFEIEDVLQSQYPDYAMLKTQKIELEHMMKSRSGGRASPAGAMQPQLAAIQSQLDQIRYEKKDEVTERLRMMSGNDSRILQEDLSVLQLKVRSLLQRRNKTYSEYEKLSNQLKSMGAYNSELDGEKLSLQAQQEFVSDVKKEMETLELEVASKPQIRVLQEAVIPDENNLLSKYFQVIAASILTMFVTVLGVAFWDMQSKRVNSSQELSASGDLRVIGSLPQINARRAAGLLPMTESNKQRVEIGLTRAIDSIRTALSFAKTSRPYQILMVTSALGQEGKTTVASQLAVSFARSGKRTLLIDADVRNPQQHVVLGMPFQRGLCDLLRSEATVEELIQPTPAEGLWLLGAGTRDAGTDQLMACSFPTIIEDLRSQFEMIIIDTGPALTCPDAMLIGQTADAALISIMRDVSRTPKVTDACHRLQSVGITIAGAVLNGDTMDIRASDLQMTNDMSHDPQLEKSNAS
- a CDS encoding exosortase-associated EpsI family protein, giving the protein MKYLPIAVVVVVLVIGTIIEGNYSDRWGEAQSEKLDQFTAAVNRVPKSFGHWTSIDDEINQREFEASNCTNCISRTYTNREGEVVNVYLVSGTGRHVTIHTPDWCYVGAGYEIVDGEAQQYTDPKATNLEVAPEFLTAIFRKEDPINPTEHIRIFWTFSDDGIWRGPRMPKPTLGSKPAMYKIYMITNVNSGGADVSTNPTLKFAREFLPIINNELFKETPVDTSSESLATGSETATSSSAR
- the tadA gene encoding tRNA adenosine(34) deaminase TadA, whose amino-acid sequence is MDEAYMGMAFAEAEQAWAEEEVPVGAVVVFQDRVIAAARNQREQLHDPTAHAEMIAITQAAESLSSWRLEGCRIYVTLEPCPMCAGAILQARIPHLIYGAADPKAGAVHSMFQLLTDARLNHQTQVTSGVLADRCGKILTDFFQQQRGRGKK
- a CDS encoding TIGR03790 family protein, which gives rise to MYQRLSFTAWSVAFWLVITAFGAVTWTPCCAGGGPENVFLVVNSLSPDSRAIANYYTDLREIPDINVFELEWGGSRVAIKIDTFRQQILAPILAEMSERRLESQIDYIVYSSGFPYAVDFSADVRTALPREAGTLASLTGLTFFQGRVRARDSSYAFTFKNDRSNSYQSTRTRGFRSQYAWNKRGQQVQLDGESYYLSMMLGYTDGRGNSLEEVVQYLRRSALADCSRPSGTVYLMQNEAEVRSRTRHNAFPEVAKALAKLGVQADVVNGVLPSKKNDVLGAVIGRAQYSWEKSGSTILPGAICENLTSFGGVLKQSAKQTPLTECLRYGATASSGTVAEPFALQAKFPHPWVQVHYARGATVAESFYQSVAAPYQLLIVGDPLCRPWARSPTFIVDEISPGEKVTGTIRMTPQAAPGVAIREYQFFVNGRLRRITRPGDSFEIDTNGLANGWQDLRIVAIEESVIESQAQLLLPIDVANQDMKMEWALRPSVIYENEQVQLFVSCKNAVSIHLFHRRQPIGVIKGGMGQLTIDTSSLGSGPITLTAIGIGKGRGDKVYSKPIQFFVRPADEFSAVGQP
- a CDS encoding glycosyltransferase, giving the protein MTQANFKIVHLTSVHRPFDVRIFDKHCRTSVEAGYRVVLVAVHDSDVKINGVELKAISPPRGRFSRMTRTAFHVFREAWKQSADLYVIHDAELLPWARLMTLLGKTVIYDMHENVPKDLLSKSWIPKALRRPLSSTMRMLERILIGRMPVIFAESSYVDDYPWVKQAIVARNFAKLSSFQHRGAPLTPSSRPAVAYLGAVSRDRGSLLTLAALSELKQRGMSVGWHCVGPISPADHEVELKNLAREKELTEVSFYGYLQRAEAIGKIENCEVGLAVLLPEPNFVASFPTKMFEYMALGMPVVVSDFPLYRRVVDECKCGICVDPTAPLQLADAIQQLLEQPEFARACGQRGREAVQQTYNWDAEFEKLNRFFEQLLMPDRNRSAESK